In Nocardia asteroides, a single genomic region encodes these proteins:
- a CDS encoding threonine/serine ThrE exporter family protein yields MVRGVLPGFGAARDTRGAARPFRADVLGGGSAADALSRGVGADETAGGATGRSIQHGSRRAPWRRRSRVSPVVSQAVGLLVADRQATADTIVSAPAPLQPIDLGDDAQVTEVLDLAVRVGEVVLASGTGVIDTTTQVQFIAATYGLAKVDVDVTYDSIRIWADRGSLLPPASMMRVVRYRSLDFTRLAAVDRLTRRIRSEIVSPGDARAALDAITTAPHPYQRWAATFGWSLLAASIAALLGAGPIVALLAFLTTAVIDRTNRLLNRFGLPFFFQHMVGGMLAAAPAVGLAAVAGPLGLSVDPTLIIAAGITVLLSGLSLVGSVQDAITGAPITAAARMLEVVMMTGAIIAGIALALRVGEVIATPVLPVDMSPPRALTDLPVQIVAGAVAALAFALACYAERRALAAAAFSGAAGTICYVIAGHIGFGPVTGSGFAATVVGLAGGLMARRALTPPLVVAVAGITPLLPGLALYRGLYGLLNDQLLLGFNQLFGAIGIGCALAAGVTLGEWVDRTVRRPRILRRFGALRRPIVVRRQKISLRRRRVAGVGDAAAVRGSAR; encoded by the coding sequence ATGGTGCGAGGAGTTCTTCCCGGATTCGGAGCCGCCCGCGATACGCGCGGCGCGGCCCGGCCCTTCCGCGCCGATGTCCTCGGTGGCGGATCCGCAGCGGATGCGCTCTCGCGCGGCGTCGGCGCCGACGAGACAGCGGGCGGTGCGACCGGCCGGAGCATCCAACACGGCTCCCGGCGCGCGCCGTGGCGCCGGCGCAGCCGGGTCTCGCCGGTGGTCAGCCAGGCGGTCGGCCTGCTGGTCGCGGACCGGCAGGCCACCGCCGACACCATCGTCTCCGCCCCCGCCCCGCTGCAACCCATCGACCTCGGCGACGACGCCCAGGTCACCGAGGTGCTCGACCTGGCGGTCCGGGTCGGCGAGGTGGTGCTCGCCTCCGGCACCGGCGTGATCGACACGACCACCCAGGTGCAGTTCATCGCCGCCACCTACGGCCTGGCCAAGGTCGACGTCGACGTCACCTACGACAGCATCCGGATCTGGGCCGACCGCGGCTCGCTGCTGCCACCGGCCAGCATGATGCGGGTGGTGCGGTACCGCTCGCTCGACTTCACCCGGCTCGCCGCGGTGGACCGGCTGACCCGCCGGATCCGCTCGGAGATCGTCTCCCCCGGCGACGCGCGCGCCGCGCTGGACGCCATCACCACCGCCCCGCACCCCTACCAGCGCTGGGCGGCGACCTTCGGCTGGTCGCTGCTGGCGGCGTCGATCGCGGCGCTGCTCGGCGCGGGCCCGATCGTGGCGCTGCTCGCCTTCCTGACCACGGCCGTCATCGACCGGACCAACCGGCTGCTGAACCGGTTCGGGCTCCCCTTCTTCTTCCAGCACATGGTGGGCGGGATGCTGGCCGCCGCCCCCGCGGTCGGGCTGGCCGCGGTGGCCGGGCCGCTCGGCCTCTCGGTGGATCCGACGCTGATCATCGCGGCCGGGATCACCGTGCTGCTCTCCGGGTTGTCGCTGGTCGGCTCGGTGCAGGACGCGATAACCGGGGCGCCGATCACCGCGGCGGCGCGGATGCTCGAGGTGGTCATGATGACCGGCGCGATCATCGCCGGGATCGCGCTGGCGCTGCGGGTCGGCGAGGTGATCGCGACCCCGGTGCTGCCGGTGGACATGAGCCCGCCGCGCGCGCTCACCGACCTGCCGGTGCAGATCGTCGCCGGTGCCGTCGCGGCGCTCGCCTTCGCGCTGGCCTGCTACGCGGAGCGGCGGGCGCTGGCCGCTGCGGCGTTCAGCGGGGCGGCGGGCACCATCTGCTACGTGATCGCCGGGCACATCGGCTTCGGCCCGGTCACCGGCTCCGGCTTCGCGGCCACCGTGGTCGGGCTGGCCGGCGGCCTCATGGCGCGCCGCGCGCTGACGCCGCCGCTGGTCGTCGCGGTCGCCGGGATCACCCCGCTGCTGCCCGGCCTGGCGCTGTACCGGGGGCTGTACGGGCTGCTCAACGACCAGCTGCTGCTCGGCTTCAACCAGCTCTTCGGCGCCATCGGCATCGGCTGCGCGCTGGCCGCGGGCGTCACGCTGGGCGAGTGGGTCGACCGGACCGTGCGCAGGCCGCGCATCCTGCGCCGCTTCGGCGCGCTGCGCAGGCCGATCGTCGTCCGGCGGCAGAAGATCTCGCTGCGGCGCAGGCGCGTAGCCGGGGTCGGCGACGCTGCTGCGGTGCGCGGATCCGCCCGGTAA
- a CDS encoding ABC transporter permease has translation MSAPGPQAGAVLAPGRAADLTGTRRLFLLYLRRDRVIAPLWALVIGLMPAIQLVSVEDLYSSPEQLEQFAATTAASPALLAMYGPVFGTSLGSIGTWKAGAMYTVIAIAVVLTVVRHTRVEEETGRAELVGATGIGRFAGLTAALLLSGGGSLLAGLVCALSLLGSGEPLAGSVAWGASLAASGLVWAGIAAVAAQASTGARVARGIAFGALGAAFALRAAGDAGNGVLSWFSPLGWCLQIRPYAGERWWVLLPLLTLAVFAVGFAYALLDRRDTGAGLLAERPGRPAAKKSLAGPFRLAARLQRGALLGWAVGFALYGLLIGGAVGSVGDMLGDNDSLRQMMDRMGGSSALEDSFITYALTLLAAVAAAYSVSALLRLHDEEGSGRMEATLAGAVSRPRLAAAHLTFALGGPALLLFVASVAIGLVYAPQTADPEHTFDAVVGAAAVQLPAVWVVTGIATALHGLLPRFAPFAWGVLSAMIVLYFVGSLDALPQWVMDLVPFTHPPKLPGGEFTAEPLLWLLAIATILVAVGVIGFRRRDLR, from the coding sequence ATGAGCGCGCCGGGCCCGCAGGCGGGGGCCGTGCTGGCGCCGGGGCGGGCGGCCGATCTCACCGGTACCCGCCGGCTGTTCCTGCTGTACCTGCGCCGGGATCGGGTGATCGCACCGCTGTGGGCGCTGGTGATCGGGCTGATGCCCGCGATCCAGCTGGTCAGCGTCGAGGACCTCTACTCGAGCCCGGAGCAGCTCGAGCAGTTCGCCGCGACCACCGCGGCCAGCCCGGCGCTGCTCGCCATGTACGGGCCGGTGTTCGGGACGTCGCTCGGGTCGATCGGCACCTGGAAGGCGGGGGCGATGTACACCGTCATCGCCATCGCCGTCGTGCTCACCGTGGTCAGGCACACCAGGGTCGAGGAGGAGACCGGGCGCGCGGAGCTGGTCGGCGCCACCGGGATCGGCCGCTTCGCCGGGCTCACCGCGGCGCTGCTGCTCAGCGGCGGCGGGTCGCTGCTGGCCGGGCTGGTGTGCGCGCTGTCGCTGCTCGGCAGCGGCGAGCCACTCGCCGGGTCGGTGGCCTGGGGTGCGTCGCTGGCCGCCTCCGGGCTGGTCTGGGCCGGTATCGCGGCGGTCGCGGCGCAGGCAAGCACCGGCGCGCGGGTGGCCCGCGGCATCGCCTTCGGCGCGCTCGGCGCCGCCTTCGCGCTGCGCGCGGCAGGCGACGCGGGCAACGGCGTGCTCTCCTGGTTCTCCCCGCTCGGCTGGTGCCTGCAGATCCGCCCCTACGCCGGGGAGCGCTGGTGGGTCCTGCTGCCGCTGCTCACCCTCGCGGTCTTCGCGGTCGGGTTCGCCTACGCGCTGCTCGACCGGCGCGACACCGGCGCCGGGCTGCTCGCGGAGCGGCCGGGGCGTCCGGCCGCGAAGAAATCGCTCGCCGGCCCCTTCCGGCTCGCGGCCCGGTTGCAGCGCGGCGCGCTGCTCGGCTGGGCGGTCGGGTTCGCGCTCTACGGGCTGCTGATCGGCGGCGCGGTCGGCAGCGTCGGCGACATGCTCGGCGACAACGACTCGCTGCGCCAGATGATGGACCGGATGGGCGGGTCGTCGGCGCTGGAGGACTCCTTCATCACCTACGCGCTCACCCTGCTCGCCGCGGTCGCCGCCGCCTACTCGGTCTCGGCGCTGCTGCGGCTGCACGACGAGGAGGGCAGCGGCCGGATGGAGGCCACCCTGGCCGGCGCGGTGAGCCGCCCTCGGCTGGCCGCCGCGCACCTCACCTTCGCCCTCGGCGGCCCCGCCCTGCTGCTCTTCGTGGCGAGCGTCGCGATCGGGCTCGTCTACGCGCCGCAGACCGCCGACCCGGAGCACACCTTCGACGCGGTGGTCGGCGCGGCGGCGGTGCAGCTGCCCGCGGTCTGGGTGGTCACCGGGATCGCGACCGCGCTCCACGGGCTGCTGCCGCGCTTCGCCCCGTTCGCCTGGGGGGTGCTGAGCGCCATGATCGTGCTCTACTTCGTCGGCTCGCTGGACGCGCTGCCGCAGTGGGTGATGGACCTGGTGCCGTTCACGCACCCGCCGAAGCTGCCCGGCGGGGAGTTCACCGCCGAACCGCTGCTCTGGTTGCTCGCGATCGCCACGATTCTGGTTGCCGTCGGGGTGATCGGCTTTCGACGGCGTGATCTGCGCTGA
- a CDS encoding ABC transporter ATP-binding protein: protein MSGVIDIKGLRKTFGHVAALDGLDLSVAEGEIHGFLGPNGAGKSTTIRVLLGLLRATSGEVALLGRDPWRDAVALHRQLAYVPGDVTLWPSLSGGETIDLLARLRGGINTERRAELIERFDFDPRKKARAYSKGNRQKVALISAFASDVPLLLLDEPTSGLDPLMEQVFRECVREAGARGATVLLSSHILSEVEALCERVTIIRAGKTVETGSLAGMRHLSRTSITAELTGDPGDVAALPGVADVRRDGSILKLQVDGEHLGAIVRLLGDAGVRSLTSAPPTLEELFLRHYSADGTEPADRQQVRA from the coding sequence ATGTCCGGAGTCATCGACATCAAGGGCTTGCGCAAGACCTTCGGCCACGTGGCCGCGCTCGACGGGCTGGATCTGTCCGTCGCCGAAGGCGAGATCCACGGCTTCCTCGGCCCCAACGGGGCGGGCAAGTCGACCACCATCCGGGTGCTGCTCGGGCTGCTCAGGGCGACCTCGGGCGAGGTCGCGCTGCTCGGCCGCGACCCGTGGCGCGACGCCGTGGCGCTGCACCGGCAGCTGGCCTACGTGCCGGGCGACGTCACGCTGTGGCCGTCGCTCTCCGGCGGCGAGACCATCGACCTGCTGGCCCGGCTGCGCGGGGGCATCAATACCGAGCGCCGCGCGGAGCTGATCGAGCGGTTCGACTTCGATCCGCGCAAGAAGGCGCGCGCGTACTCGAAGGGCAACCGGCAGAAGGTCGCGCTGATCTCGGCCTTCGCCTCCGACGTCCCGCTGCTGCTGCTGGACGAGCCGACCTCGGGGCTGGATCCGTTGATGGAGCAGGTTTTTCGCGAGTGTGTGCGGGAGGCGGGGGCGCGCGGTGCCACGGTGCTGCTCTCCAGCCACATCCTCTCCGAGGTGGAGGCGCTGTGCGAGCGGGTCACCATCATCCGGGCCGGGAAGACGGTGGAGACCGGGTCGCTGGCCGGCATGCGGCACCTGAGCCGCACCTCGATCACGGCCGAGCTGACCGGCGACCCCGGTGACGTGGCGGCGCTGCCCGGCGTCGCCGATGTGCGGCGGGACGGGTCGATCCTGAAGTTGCAGGTGGACGGGGAGCACCTGGGCGCGATCGTGCGGTTGCTCGGCGATGCCGGGGTGCGCAGCCTCACCAGCGCGCCGCCGACGCTGGAGGAGCTGTTCCTGCGGCACTACAGCGCCGACGGCACCGAGCCCGCCGACCGGCAGCAGGTGCGGGCATGA
- a CDS encoding TetR/AcrR family transcriptional regulator: MFKQSADLSTAARIRDAAVAEFGHNGFGVGVRAIAARAGVSPGLVNHHFGSKEGLRRACDEHVLGFIREHKATVLSGDNLAGGMLAAIAELDEYAPLFAYLVRSLEDGGPLADQLFDHMVDDAVAYTERAVAAGIVKPSRDPRARARYLMLLNLGGTLLYLRMRRAREPELDDRQALRDLMSELTVPALEMYTRGLLTDPTVLDSFTQEK, from the coding sequence GTGTTCAAACAGAGCGCCGACCTCAGCACCGCGGCCCGAATCCGCGATGCCGCCGTCGCCGAGTTCGGGCACAACGGCTTCGGGGTCGGCGTCCGGGCCATCGCGGCCCGCGCCGGGGTCTCCCCCGGCCTGGTCAACCACCATTTCGGCTCCAAGGAGGGATTGCGCCGGGCCTGCGACGAGCACGTGCTCGGCTTCATCCGCGAGCACAAGGCGACCGTGCTGAGCGGCGACAACCTGGCAGGCGGCATGCTCGCCGCCATCGCCGAGCTGGACGAGTACGCCCCGCTCTTCGCCTACCTGGTGCGCAGCCTGGAGGACGGCGGGCCGCTGGCCGACCAGCTCTTCGACCACATGGTCGACGACGCCGTCGCCTACACCGAGCGGGCGGTGGCGGCCGGAATCGTCAAACCGAGCCGCGATCCGCGGGCCCGCGCGCGCTACCTGATGCTGCTCAATCTGGGCGGCACCCTGCTGTACCTGCGCATGCGGCGCGCCCGCGAACCCGAGCTCGACGATCGGCAGGCGCTGCGCGACCTCATGTCCGAACTCACCGTCCCGGCGCTGGAGATGTACACCCGGGGCCTGCTCACCGATCCCACCGTTCTCGATTCCTTCACACAGGAGAAGTGA
- a CDS encoding acyl-CoA dehydrogenase: protein MESGTSTTTENPVITHLRGALDGPWGAVREEARAALADDKFAGDPTLDYRAARARVLEQMREITKLGITERNFRRENGGTGEPGAAVVGMEMLAYADLSLWVKSGVQWGLFGGAVENLGTERHREYVRRLISLDLLGCFAMTETGHGSDVQSLETTATYDPATQEFVVHSPTPSARKDYIGGAAEHASMAAVFAQLITGGESRGVHCFLVPIRDDEGNDLPGVTTSDDGLKGGLPGVDNGRIVFDQVRIPRENLLNRYADVAPDGAYTSEIENPSRRFFTTLGTLVRGRISVGGAAAAGARVALSIAVKYAVQRKQFSDPDTGAEVVLMDYRAHQRRLLPLIAKSYALAFAQNDLVRRMHLIQTGQDLDASSQRALEKRAAGLKVAQTRHATRAIQECREACGGAGYLTENRLVTLKADTDVFTTFEGDNVVLTQLVAKELLTAYADEVRDLDALGWVRFVATTAGDVVRKRSGVRQLIQTLRDRGDDPVDEGDLSRRSTQLSLFADREDYLVRTAAHRLRARAQETGPFEAFNNAQDHILTAGTAHIDRLILETFIEGIADIEDPDARALAETVCDLFVFSSLEENADWYIMHRFMSVERAKAVRRGVNELVDRLRPDAITLVDAMGVPDTMLRAALLSDASVYDRSR, encoded by the coding sequence ATGGAGAGCGGCACGTCGACGACGACTGAGAACCCGGTGATCACGCACCTGCGCGGTGCTCTGGACGGTCCGTGGGGCGCCGTCCGGGAGGAGGCCAGAGCGGCGCTGGCGGACGACAAGTTCGCCGGTGATCCGACTCTCGACTACCGGGCGGCCCGCGCCCGGGTCCTGGAGCAGATGCGGGAGATCACCAAGCTCGGCATCACCGAGCGCAACTTCCGCAGGGAGAACGGCGGCACCGGCGAGCCGGGCGCAGCCGTGGTCGGCATGGAGATGCTGGCCTACGCCGACCTCTCGCTCTGGGTGAAGTCCGGTGTGCAGTGGGGGCTTTTCGGCGGCGCGGTAGAGAACCTCGGCACCGAGCGGCACCGGGAGTACGTGCGCAGGCTCATCTCGCTCGACCTGCTCGGCTGCTTCGCCATGACCGAGACCGGTCACGGCAGCGACGTGCAGAGCCTGGAGACCACCGCCACCTACGACCCGGCGACGCAGGAGTTCGTGGTGCACTCGCCGACCCCGTCGGCGCGCAAGGACTACATCGGCGGCGCCGCCGAGCACGCGAGCATGGCGGCGGTCTTCGCGCAGCTGATCACCGGCGGCGAGAGCAGGGGCGTGCACTGCTTCCTGGTCCCGATCCGCGACGACGAGGGCAACGACCTGCCCGGCGTCACCACCTCCGACGACGGCCTCAAGGGCGGGCTGCCCGGCGTCGACAACGGCCGGATCGTGTTCGACCAGGTGCGCATCCCGCGGGAGAACCTGCTCAACCGGTACGCCGACGTCGCCCCCGACGGCGCGTACACCTCCGAGATCGAGAACCCGAGCAGGCGCTTCTTCACCACCCTCGGCACCCTGGTGCGCGGCCGGATCAGCGTGGGCGGCGCGGCCGCCGCGGGCGCGCGGGTGGCGCTCAGCATCGCGGTCAAGTACGCGGTGCAGCGCAAGCAGTTCTCCGACCCGGACACCGGGGCGGAGGTCGTGCTCATGGACTACCGGGCGCACCAGCGCAGGCTGCTGCCGCTGATCGCCAAGTCCTACGCGCTCGCCTTCGCGCAGAACGACCTGGTGCGCCGGATGCACCTCATCCAGACCGGCCAGGATCTCGACGCCAGCTCGCAGCGGGCGCTGGAGAAGCGCGCCGCCGGGCTCAAGGTGGCGCAGACCAGGCACGCGACCAGGGCCATCCAGGAGTGCCGCGAGGCCTGCGGCGGCGCCGGCTACCTGACCGAGAACCGGCTGGTGACGCTGAAGGCCGACACCGACGTCTTCACCACCTTCGAGGGCGACAACGTGGTACTCACCCAGCTCGTCGCCAAGGAGCTGCTCACCGCCTACGCCGACGAGGTGCGCGACCTGGACGCGCTCGGCTGGGTGCGGTTCGTCGCCACCACCGCGGGCGACGTCGTGCGCAAGCGCTCCGGCGTGCGCCAGCTCATCCAGACGCTGCGCGACCGCGGCGACGACCCGGTGGACGAGGGCGATCTCTCCCGCCGCTCCACCCAGCTCTCGCTCTTCGCCGACCGCGAGGACTACCTGGTGCGCACCGCCGCGCACCGGCTGCGCGCGCGGGCACAGGAGACCGGCCCCTTCGAGGCGTTCAACAACGCCCAGGACCACATCCTGACCGCGGGCACCGCGCACATCGACCGGCTGATCCTGGAGACGTTCATCGAGGGCATCGCCGACATCGAGGACCCCGACGCCCGCGCCCTCGCCGAAACCGTCTGCGACCTCTTCGTCTTCTCCAGCCTGGAGGAGAACGCGGACTGGTACATCATGCACCGCTTCATGTCCGTGGAGCGGGCCAAGGCGGTGCGCCGCGGCGTGAACGAGCTGGTCGACCGGCTGCGCCCGGACGCCATCACCCTGGTCGACGCCATGGGCGTCCCCGACACCATGCTCCGCGCCGCCCTCCTCAGCGACGCCAGCGTCTACGACCGCAGCCGATAA
- a CDS encoding nuclease-related domain-containing protein, translated as MQNSGGSNAERALLDWLRTWKDPRSPHGVATLNVSLFHTNRLFPLDAVIWTPTSCVIIEAEALAARQDGVLRIPLNGPWTIDGEPAATEGRDRRTPLERSREHTFALQDWLSARGLGQRVVHGLALIVPVRGADVSVEQGWSDPSFDVILGDDPERLRHYFQTLAVQEKHLWTANDIAVAFRGLGILPYLPAPQELLNEGFLGPIDITLWHGGPNQAQAEAYAAEQAAGTDTKLPLLAVETPWYSPWKLYPRKHGDIDFGQAVMRTGLAIGMFVAFVWILWFVVTAVLTVAT; from the coding sequence ATGCAGAACTCCGGGGGCAGCAATGCCGAACGCGCCCTGCTCGACTGGTTGCGCACCTGGAAGGACCCGCGCAGCCCGCACGGCGTCGCCACGCTGAATGTCAGCCTGTTCCACACCAATCGGCTCTTCCCGCTGGACGCGGTGATCTGGACGCCGACCAGCTGCGTGATCATCGAGGCCGAGGCGCTCGCCGCGCGCCAGGACGGGGTGCTCCGCATCCCGCTGAACGGGCCGTGGACCATCGACGGCGAGCCGGCCGCCACGGAGGGGCGGGATCGGCGCACCCCGCTGGAGCGCTCGCGCGAGCACACCTTCGCGCTGCAGGACTGGCTCTCCGCGCGCGGGCTCGGGCAGCGGGTGGTGCACGGGCTGGCGTTGATCGTGCCGGTGCGCGGCGCCGACGTCTCGGTCGAACAGGGCTGGAGCGACCCGAGTTTCGACGTCATCCTCGGTGACGACCCGGAGCGGCTGCGGCACTACTTCCAGACGCTCGCGGTGCAGGAGAAGCACCTGTGGACCGCGAACGACATCGCCGTCGCCTTCCGCGGCCTCGGCATCCTGCCCTACCTGCCCGCCCCGCAGGAGCTGCTCAACGAGGGGTTCCTCGGGCCGATCGACATCACGCTCTGGCACGGCGGGCCGAACCAGGCGCAGGCCGAGGCGTACGCCGCCGAGCAGGCGGCGGGCACCGACACCAAGCTCCCGCTGCTCGCCGTCGAGACCCCGTGGTACAGCCCCTGGAAGCTGTATCCGCGCAAGCACGGCGACATCGACTTCGGCCAGGCGGTCATGCGCACCGGCCTCGCCATCGGCATGTTCGTCGCGTTCGTCTGGATCCTCTGGTTCGTCGTGACCGCGGTCCTCACGGTCGCCACCTGA
- a CDS encoding DUF2252 domain-containing protein, producing MRERGRALRQRTPLGARDRAAEGAHRPAVLDFIAAGNRGRLPQLIPLRMGRMAASPFSFYRGAAGLMAADLAGGPDSGLTAQLCGDAHAANFGLYGSASGEIIMDINDFDETVAGPWEWDLERLAASLVLAGRVAGASEDDCRTAARDAARSYRMATAELAELPFMQSWCALPDESVLERAQAHGLIDDFEKAAKKARKNTSAKVVAKWVEESDEHGEGLRRHRFVSDPPLLTRVEESVRAAVLGGLERYGASLRESRRTLLSRFALSDVALRIVGTGSVGLRTYVALLHGNGRESLVLQVKQAIPSSLAPFLPGTPPAHDGERIVQGARLVQVDTDILLGWTSFDPDGTGTELPFIVRQFRNQKGSIDPAGLTSQDLDDYGRLAGALLARAHTRSLDPRLLAGYLGDDAEFDAAVENFAVRYADRTEADHAELTAAIRSGVVAAEEPR from the coding sequence ATGCGCGAGCGCGGCCGCGCGCTGCGACAACGCACTCCGCTCGGCGCGCGGGACCGGGCGGCCGAGGGCGCGCACCGCCCCGCGGTGCTCGATTTCATCGCCGCGGGCAACCGCGGCCGGCTGCCCCAGCTGATCCCGCTGCGGATGGGGCGGATGGCGGCATCGCCGTTCAGCTTCTACCGCGGCGCCGCCGGGCTGATGGCCGCCGATCTGGCCGGCGGGCCGGACAGCGGGCTCACCGCGCAGCTCTGCGGCGACGCGCACGCCGCCAACTTCGGGCTCTACGGCAGCGCCTCCGGCGAGATCATCATGGACATCAACGACTTCGACGAGACCGTGGCCGGCCCGTGGGAGTGGGATCTGGAGCGGCTCGCCGCCAGCCTGGTGCTGGCCGGGCGGGTGGCGGGGGCGAGCGAGGACGACTGCCGCACCGCGGCCCGCGACGCCGCGCGCTCCTACCGGATGGCCACCGCCGAGCTGGCCGAGCTGCCGTTCATGCAGTCCTGGTGCGCGCTGCCGGACGAGTCGGTGCTGGAGCGGGCGCAGGCGCACGGGCTCATCGACGACTTCGAGAAGGCCGCGAAGAAGGCGCGCAAGAACACCAGCGCCAAGGTGGTCGCCAAGTGGGTGGAGGAGAGCGACGAGCACGGCGAGGGGCTGCGCAGGCACCGCTTCGTCAGCGATCCGCCACTGCTCACCCGGGTCGAGGAGAGCGTGCGCGCGGCGGTGCTCGGCGGGCTGGAGCGGTACGGCGCCTCGCTGCGCGAATCGCGGCGCACGCTGCTCTCCCGGTTCGCGCTCTCCGACGTGGCGCTCCGGATCGTCGGCACCGGCAGCGTCGGGCTGCGCACCTACGTGGCGCTGCTGCACGGCAACGGCCGCGAATCGCTGGTGCTGCAGGTGAAGCAGGCCATCCCCTCCTCGCTCGCGCCGTTCCTGCCCGGCACCCCGCCCGCGCACGACGGCGAGCGAATCGTGCAGGGCGCCAGACTCGTTCAGGTCGACACCGACATCCTGCTCGGCTGGACCTCGTTCGACCCGGACGGGACCGGCACCGAGCTGCCGTTCATCGTGCGGCAGTTCCGCAACCAGAAGGGCAGCATCGACCCGGCCGGGCTCACCAGCCAGGACCTGGACGACTACGGCAGGCTCGCCGGCGCGCTGCTGGCGAGGGCGCACACCCGCTCACTGGACCCGCGGCTGCTCGCCGGGTACCTCGGCGACGACGCGGAATTCGACGCCGCCGTGGAGAATTTCGCGGTCCGCTACGCCGACCGCACCGAGGCCGATCACGCCGAGCTGACCGCGGCCATCCGCTCCGGCGTTGTCGCGGCGGAGGAGCCCCGGTAA
- a CDS encoding CDP-alcohol phosphatidyltransferase family protein codes for MTSDRILTVPNVLSVLRLVGVPVFLWLLLVRRADGWAFALLIASAFTDFLDGKLARLLDQSSKLGALLDPFVDRLFLVTTLAAFVLRDLLPLWVALILVGRDLILTATLPIYRRRELPPPEVIYLGKAATFALMSALPWLLAGEMDWPADGFGRAFGGALLIWGTAVYVWTGLLYLGKAVAVARAIPPVAGAGPRIELPRRSRRKDGP; via the coding sequence GTGACGAGCGACCGGATCCTCACCGTGCCCAACGTGCTGAGTGTGCTGCGCCTGGTCGGCGTCCCGGTATTCCTCTGGCTGCTGCTGGTGCGGCGCGCCGACGGCTGGGCCTTCGCGCTGCTGATCGCCAGCGCCTTCACCGACTTCCTGGACGGCAAGCTGGCCCGGCTGCTCGACCAGTCCTCGAAGCTCGGCGCGCTGCTCGACCCGTTCGTCGACCGGCTCTTCCTGGTCACCACGCTGGCCGCCTTCGTGCTGCGCGACCTGCTTCCGCTCTGGGTGGCGCTGATCCTGGTCGGCCGCGATCTGATCCTGACCGCGACGCTGCCGATCTACCGGCGCCGCGAGCTGCCCCCGCCCGAGGTGATCTACCTGGGCAAGGCCGCCACCTTCGCGCTCATGTCGGCGCTGCCCTGGCTGCTCGCGGGGGAGATGGACTGGCCCGCCGACGGTTTCGGACGGGCCTTCGGCGGGGCCCTGTTGATCTGGGGCACGGCCGTGTACGTCTGGACCGGCCTGCTCTACCTCGGTAAGGCCGTCGCGGTGGCGCGGGCGATCCCGCCGGTCGCCGGTGCCGGTCCTCGCATAGAGTTGCCCCGACGTTCACGACGAAAGGACGGCCCGTGA
- the gcvH gene encoding glycine cleavage system protein GcvH has product MTLTPEDLRYTEEHEWVRRVGPARVRVGITDYAQSQLGDVVFVQLPEVDKEVAAGDGIAEVESTKSVSDIYAPLAARIVAVNADLGSAPEALNSDPYDAGWLFELEVADADGLGKTLDELLDAEGYRGVIGG; this is encoded by the coding sequence GTGACCCTGACTCCGGAGGACCTGCGGTACACCGAGGAGCACGAGTGGGTGCGCAGGGTCGGCCCGGCGCGGGTCCGGGTCGGCATCACCGACTACGCCCAGTCACAACTGGGTGACGTCGTGTTCGTGCAGTTGCCCGAGGTCGACAAGGAGGTCGCCGCGGGCGACGGCATCGCGGAGGTGGAGTCGACCAAGAGCGTCTCCGACATCTACGCCCCGCTGGCCGCGAGAATCGTTGCGGTGAACGCGGATCTGGGGTCGGCGCCGGAGGCGCTGAACAGCGACCCGTACGACGCCGGGTGGCTCTTCGAGCTGGAGGTCGCCGATGCGGACGGCCTCGGGAAAACGCTCGACGAACTGCTCGACGCGGAGGGTTACCGAGGAGTTATCGGGGGCTGA
- the garA gene encoding glycogen accumulation regulator GarA: MSENNDPGYGESAAETTSVFRADFLNEVDASRSAEPTGEQPVQGVEGLPVGAALLVVKRGPNAGSRFLLDQPTTSAGRHPDSDIFLDDVTVSRRHAEFRQDDDSFQVVDVGSLNGTYVNREPVDSSELQNGDEVQIGKFRLVFLTGPRASVSESSTGAGSL; encoded by the coding sequence GTGAGCGAGAACAATGACCCGGGTTACGGGGAGAGCGCGGCCGAGACCACGTCGGTCTTCCGCGCGGATTTCCTGAACGAGGTCGACGCGTCGCGCTCCGCAGAGCCGACCGGCGAACAGCCGGTGCAGGGGGTCGAGGGGCTGCCCGTCGGGGCCGCCCTCCTGGTCGTCAAGCGGGGTCCGAACGCGGGGTCGCGGTTCCTGCTGGACCAGCCGACCACGTCGGCCGGCCGCCATCCGGACAGTGACATCTTTCTCGACGACGTCACCGTGAGCCGCAGGCACGCCGAGTTCCGGCAGGACGACGACTCCTTCCAGGTGGTCGACGTCGGCAGCCTCAACGGCACCTACGTCAACCGGGAGCCGGTCGACTCCTCGGAGCTGCAGAACGGCGACGAGGTCCAGATCGGCAAGTTCCGGCTGGTCTTCCTCACCGGGCCGCGCGCCTCGGTGAGCGAGTCGTCGACGGGCGCGGGCAGCCTGTGA